The following proteins come from a genomic window of Brachionichthys hirsutus isolate HB-005 chromosome 20, CSIRO-AGI_Bhir_v1, whole genome shotgun sequence:
- the LOC137909476 gene encoding protein c-Fos-like, protein MHPDSNSEFDSSSSCSTSASPGGDTPGCSQRPPGSPSSVGSSQETEIGAADSCVPTSPDPRCAAHPTGVTSVPSSPGRAETESKNTKPRSNKGVKKKPSKEEEERRRIRRERNKIAAAKCRNRRRELIDTLQAETDTLEDKKSALQTAIDDLLKERDRLEQLLEAHKPCCNLSVKDADRDHECGDDDGDGDDDDNAMLQDSPSSLELLSILEESKSTQSSAAIGHDVDGAPCIPAAAILGNSNIFLCSRAGEEALGDLDGDDLDDLVPGLEMAASVPDIDRSGPFCLSDWETLYKSVANDLESLSSPLPTSSPTCGDYRTAFPFNYPEVDSLTEGFESLRGGLGAPEMMNDNLDSPTLLAL, encoded by the exons GCACATCAGCATCGCCTGGCGGGGACACCCCCGGGTGCAGCCAGCGTCCTCCTGGCTCGCCTTCATCAGTGGGCAGCTCCCAG GAGACTGAGATCGGCGCAGCGGACTCCTGCGTCCCGACCTCGCCGGATCCAAGGTGCGCGGCGCATCCGACAGGCGTCACATCTGTCCCTTCGTCTCCCGGCCGTGCAGAGACCGAGTCGAAGAACACGAAGCCCCGCAGCAACAAAGGAGTGAAGAAAAAG CCttccaaagaggaggaggaaaggaggagaatcAGGAGGGAGAGGAATAAAATCGCTGCAGCAAAGTGTCGTAACAGACGGAGGGAGCTGATCGACACTCTGCAAGCT GAGACTGACACGCTTGAAGACAAGAAGTCTGCCCTCCAGACGGCGATAGACGACCTGCTGAAAGAGAGGGACAGACTGGAGCAGCTCCTGGAAGCTCACAAGCCGTGCTGCAATCTCTCCGTGAAAGACGCTGACCGCGACCACGaatgtggtgatgatgatggtgatggtgatgatgatgataacgcGATGCTGCAGGATTCGCCCTCCTCCCTCGAGCTGCTGTCCATCTTGGAGGAGAGTAAATCCACACAGAGCAGCGCAGCGATTGGCCACGACGTGGACGGCGCTCCGTGCATTCCTGCTGCCGCCATCTTGGGGAACTCCAACATCTTCTTGTGTTCGAGGGCAGGAGAGGAGGCTCTGGGAGACTTAGACGGAGATGACCTGGATGACCTGGTGCCCGGCCTGGAGATGGCCGCGTCCGTACCTGACATAGACCGGAGCGGGCCGTTCTGCCTGTCAGACTGGGAGACACTGTACAAGTCTGTGGCAAACGACCTTGAATCCTTGAGCTCGCCGCTCCCGACCTCGAGCCCCACTTGCGGCGATTACCGCACAGCGTTCCCCTTTAATTACCCTGAGGTTGACTCCTTGACCGAGGGGTTCGAGAGCCTCAGAGGTGGCCTTGGCGCGCCTGAGATGATGAACGATAACCTGGACTCGCCGACACTTCTGGCCTTGTGA
- the jdp2b gene encoding jun dimerization protein 2, with protein sequence MMPGQIPDPSLAAGSLPSLGPLAGISATTLTDQLKMADLRQLGAMLSPLHFLSRLGKRPLAIKAEMDEDEDRRKRRREKNKVAAARCRNKKKERTDFLQRESERLETVNSELKAQIEELRLERQQLMVMLNLHRPTCIVRTDSVKTPEGEANPLLEQLAADAK encoded by the exons ATGATGCCGGGACAGATACCTGACCCTTCGCTGGCAGCGGGCTCCCTGCCCAGCCTGGGCCCGCTGGCGGGCATCTCGGCCACTACGCTCACCGATCAACTCAAGATGGCCGACCTCCGTCAGCTGGGCGCCATGCTGTCCCCGCTGCATTTCCTGAGCCGGCTGGGGAAAAGGCCGTTGGCCATCAAGGCGGAG atggacgaagacgaggacaggAGGAAACGCAGGCGCGAGAAAAACAAGGTCGCAGCAGCACGGTGCCGAAACAAGAAGAAGGAACGGACCGACTTCCTTCAGAGG GAATCTGAGCGCCTGGAGACGGTGAACTCCGAGCTGAAGGCCCAGATCGAGGAGCTCCGTCTGGAGAGGCAGCAGCTAATGGTGATGCTGAATCTCCACCGGCCCACCTGCATCGTGAGGACTGACAGCGTGAAGACACCCGAGGGCGAAGCCAACCCCCTGCTGGAGCAGCTCGCCGCCGACGCCAAGTGA
- the LOC137909582 gene encoding prospero homeobox protein 2-like has protein sequence MTTEMRGGRKGELAPISKARGGEKEWGQMQAGRFSTLAWLQAWLQAWLQAWLQAWLQAWLQAWLQAWLQAWLQAWLQAWPQAGKEQLFHPDLMLSNSDEVDASVTFYKDTEDTKMSQNADCSTLTRDSEHFFRRPRQASPGSASYSQPDRNPHSDHQAKRARVENIIRCMTISPDVNNTDAIKQHQETNQIIQGLAPGQDSRGSGSPGLSQTTRAQRESQQKRLRKLRTSFRRGDRVTDTTGRGNQQHNPNWNNTPDAGKDSCQAETGSARIGLKKGTLMKNFHSKPEQMKLMADVLKCELSRVVADGVDSILKSMPLLQAFPHREEGTEPGMPFHSSACPDHDVDVSCGTAEGQKPQPDLVERPNPQSRLRGRRPPEPRTLFGHESRPPGEQSENRSAASHRALRRSEDERATLDTRWNLVQVRSKDKPRSVRSPHTRTALADPILLQDPRLPRVKAESDRLVRSNLSMLNESLTTNHLKRAKLMFFYTRYPSSAVLKRYFHDVQFTRCITSQLIKWFSNFREFFYIQMEKSARRAVVVGTPDVRGLTVGRQSQLFRALSTHYDKANDFQVPERFLEVAEITLREFYFAISAGKDYHPSWKKAIYKVICKLDSDVPDELRNHPFG, from the exons ATGACCacagagatgagaggaggaagaaaaggagagctGGCACCCATATCAAAGGCCCGAGGGGGAGAAAAAGAATGGGGCCAGATGCAAGCTGGCCGTTTCAGCACGTTG GCGTGGCTCCAGGCGTGGCTCCAGGCATGGCTCCAGGCGTGGCTCCAGGCGTGGCTCCAGGCGTGGCTCCAGGCGTGGCTCCAGGCGTGGCTCCAGGCGTGGCTCCAGGCGTGGCTCCAGGCGTGGCCACAGGCCGGCAAAG AGCAGCTCTTCCATCCGGACCTCATGCTGTCAAATTCAGATGAAGTGGATGCTTCTGTGACTTTTTACAAAGACACCGAAGACACAAAGATGTCCCAAAATGCAGATTGCAGCACTTTGACCAGAGACTCCGAGCATTTCTTCAGAAGGCCGCGTCAGGCGTCGCCTGGATCCGCTTCTTACAGTCAACCTGACCGGAACCCACACAGCGACCATCAGGCAAAGCGGGCCAGAGTAGAGAACATCATCAGATGCATGACCATCTCTCCTGACGTGAACAACACAGATgcaataaagcagcatcaggagaCCAACCAGATCATTCAAGGACTCGCTCCGGGACAGGACAGCCGTGGATCTGGCTCTCCAGGTCTCAGCCAGACGACAAGAGCCCAGAGAGAGAGTCAGCAGAAGCGCCTCAGAAAGCTCAGAACGAGTTTCAGGCGTGGGGATCGAGTAACCGACACGACAGGGAGAGGCAACCAACAGCACAATCCCAACTGGAACAATACTCCGGACGCAGGGAAAGATTCGTGCCAGGCGGAGACCGGCTCCGCCAGAATTGGACTGAAGAAGGGGACGTTGATGAAGAACTTTCACTCCAAACCGGAGCAGATGAAGCTAATGGCGGACGTTTTAAAGTGCGAGCTGTCCAGGGTCGTTGCCGACGGCGTCGACTCCATTCTAAAGAGCATGCCACTTCTCCAGGCGtttccacatcgagaggagggCACGGAGCCCGGCATGCCTTTTCATTCATCAGCTTGCCCCGATCACGACGTAGACGTGTCCTGTGGGACGGCAGAGGGTCAAAAACCTCAACCGGACCTCGTGGAGAGGCCCAACCCCCAGTCCAGATTGAGAGGTCGCCGTCCACCCGAACCCCGGACCCTGTTCGGCCACGAGTCCCGTCCGCCTGGAGAGCAGTCAGAGAATCGCAGCGCCGCTTCTCACCGTGCCCTCAGACGCTCGGAAGACGAGCGAGCGACGTTGGACACACGTTGGAATTTAGTCCAAGTGAGATCAAAGGACAAACCCAGATCCGTCAGAAGCCCACACACTCGTACTGCGTTAGCGGATCCCATACTTTTACAAGACCCGCGTCTCCCTCGCGTCAAGGCCGAGTCTGACAGACTGGTGAGGAGCAACCTGTCCATGCTGAAT GAGAGTCTGACCACAAACCATCTGAAGAGAGCGAAGCTCATGTTCTTCTATACACGCTACCCAAGCTCAGCGGTCCTGAAGAGGTACTTCCACGACGTCCAG TTCACGCGTTGCATCACTTCTCAGCTCATCAAGTGGTTCAGCAACTTCAGGGAGTTCTTCTACATCCAGATGGAGAAGTCTGCCCGACGCGCCGTCGTCGTGGGAACGCCCGATGTCAGAGGTCTGACTGTGGGGAGACAGTCACAGCTGTTCAGAGCTCTCAGCACGCACTACGACAAAGCCAACGACTTCCAG GTACCCGAGAGATTCCTGGAAGTTGCAGAGATCACATTGAGAGAATTTTACTTTGCCATTTCAGCGGGCAAGGATTATCATCCGTCGTGGAAAAAAGCAATCTACAAGGTGATCTGTAAACTGGACAGTGACGTACCCGATGAATTAAGGAATCATCCgtttggatga